A region of Colletotrichum higginsianum IMI 349063 chromosome 10, whole genome shotgun sequence DNA encodes the following proteins:
- a CDS encoding Transferase family protein, whose product MDNPESVGPVSVDAVARRRRYVFPVMATNTYTAAPVHPGIGSSLEGPRTVTTQLSVFDLIPPRVYIKFIVYLPLKLDVSFQQAFSHLQAGLRTTLQQFPFLNGRIYPRDEREPGWRPGHIVVSHDAAGQSDPEKPPRQLVFKDLSQVLPDYEDLRDNGFEFSAFDDELVLAAPFVPDLTGGADVFLAQANFVNGGCILATGFHHSACDATGMVTAMRAWSEHCRNLGQPHDDADLCSWLAPESFDRTLLERLWSKSPAKPASDIPRDTWGFLGFQPPGTEEDPAAVAAAAAAEDTAPSSAPVRTMESSIFYISPENFNNLKKEVLDSSHNDDDDNDKALSANDALLALFWRALMKARYNAAKAAGKATPPGEISYLESPVDGRPDFDPALPSSYAGNLVIVNKVPMPVAQLASPETSLRDVAQRIRAQAAKVNPGLVKDAFTLMREVPDYTKLRHAFTRLDGFDVMITSVLLLPLDDIGFGGDVFGNDGRPESLRPLMDAFNANFRLCMVLPMKGHGGIELLVSLFADEMEQLLEDDEFAKYAAFCCH is encoded by the exons ATGGACAATCCCGAGTCAGTGGGCCCCGTCTCCGTCGA TGCAGTGGCACGCAGAAGACGATACGTTTTCCCGGTCATGGCGACCAACACGTACACCGCGGCCCCTGTCCATCCAGGCATTGGCTCATCCCTCGAAGGGCCGAGAACTGTGACGACGCAGCTCAGCGTCTTCGATCTCATCCCTCCCCGAGTCTACATCAAATTTATCGTCTATCTGCCGCTGAAGCTTGATGTCAGCTTCCAGCAGGCGTTTTCCCATCTGCAAGCGGGCCTCCGCACGACACTGCAGCAGTTCCCCTTCCTCAACGGCCGCATTTATCCCCGTGATGAACGAGAACCAGGCTGGAGACCCGGGCACATCGTCGTCTCACATGACGCTGCCGGCCAGAGCGATCCCGAAAAGCCTCCGCGGCAACTCGTATTCAAAGACCTGTCCCAGGTGCTACCGGACTACGAGGACCTTCGCGACAACGGATTCGAGTTCTCGGCGTTTGACGAcgaactcgtcctcgccgctcCGTTCGTGCCGGATCTCACGGGCGGCGCGGATGTGTTCCTGGCCCAGGCCAActtcgtcaacggcggcTGCATCCTCGCGACCGGGTTCCACCACTCGGCCTGCGACGCCACCGGCATGGTGACGGCGATGCGCGCCTGGTCGGAGCACTGCAGAAACCTGGGCCAGCctcacgacgacgccgacttGTGCAGCTGGCTGGCCCCGGAAAGCTTCGACCGGACTCTGCTCGAGCGGCTGTGGAGCAAATCCCCGGCCAAGCCCGCTTCCGACATCCCGCGCGACACGTGGGGCTTCCTTGGCTTCCAGCCTCCGGGAACGGAAGAGgacccggcggcggtggcggcggcggcggcggcggaggatACGGCCCCATCATCGGCTCCGGTTCGGACCATGGAGTCTAGCATATTCTACATCTCCCCGGAAAACTTCAATAACCTAAAAAAAGAGGTTCTGGATAGCTCtcacaacgacgacgacgacaacgacaaggcTCTTTCGGCGAATGATGCGCTGTTGGCCCTTTTCTGGCGCGCTCTTATGAAAGCGCGGTACAACGCCGCCAAAGCGGCGGGTAAGGCCACGCCGCCGGGGGAGATTTCGTACCTGGAGTCGCCGGTGGACGGCAGGCCGGACTTCGACCCGGCGCTTCCCTCGTCGTACGCCGGcaacctcgtcatcgtcaacaaGGTCCCGATGCCGGTGGCCCAGCTCGCCTCGCCCGAGACCAGCCTGCGCGACGTCGCGCAGCGGATCCGCGCGCAGGCGGCCAAGGTGAACCCGGGCCTCGTCAAGGACGCCTTCACCCTCATGCGGGAGGTGCCGGACTACACGAAGCTGAGGCACGCCTTCACCCGTCTCGACGGGTTCGACGTCATGATCACgtcggtgctgctgctgccgctggacGACATCGgctttggcggcgacgtcttTGGCAACGACGGCAGGCCCGAGTCGCTGCGGCCCCTGATGGACGCCTTCAACGCCAATTTCCGGCTGTGCATGGTGTTGCCGATGAAGGGCCACGGCGGCATTGAGCTGCTGGTGAGCTTgttcgccgacgagatggagCAGTTGctggaggatgacgagttTGCCAAGTACGCCGCTTTCTGCTGTCACTAA
- a CDS encoding Cytochrome P450 82A2, whose translation MFQQQFTIGHGSLERCHTLSLPSIKSMQELKAGIAKIFSVSDSDSICFYDRRDVLTSLDDIEKNEGPIRVNGEVVREPPGPEPLPYVGNRYEIYPDPLGNYDRLFGRYGPVVKTVNMGTTIYLTNDPDVSREVLREGEFFTKTTSDPSHPLYYMRNNEALFTCDSDAPAFKLAHKYIPPSLTPKAVRHYTPTVLACVERSFDVFDELDERELAFNVYQYTFKMAGEIIWKVILGMDLGHFDSIDTKPHETIRLLGEYLSLMKKTSLRGSWYGYLPFGTPKRLKVVRQLLWDGVAKGIEESAKTAAGDLPMKDAAMHAASVADYLRRATDEHGEKLPEDLMLSNCVIMIGAGFVTTSSLLAWLVYALVKYPGNQQRLLQELVDHGASPTKAWSYDELSGMPFLDKFVKETQRMHNPSFQTARNAKRDVVLPGGYFLPKGSVVIPTFPSLHKNPAHWDNPTRFDPDRWDTSAVKGRHKMSYTPFAAGTRGCVGYNLALLEVKSVMAKLVYRYHFENASTEAVVYDPEFIVVRPLNFYARAVTRTKWPERQTQIQD comes from the exons ATGTTTCAGCAGCAATTCACCATTGGTCACGGGTCACTCGAACGATGCCACACGCTGAGCCTTCCAAGCATCAAGAGCATGCAGGAGCTCAAAGCCGGCATTGCAAAAATCTTCTCCGTGTCCGACTCTGACT CCATTTGTTTTTACGATCGACGAGACGTTCTCACGTCGCTCGATGACATTGAGAAGAATGAGGGCCCG ATCCGAGTGAACGGCGAAGTTGTACGAGAGCCGCCTGGACCGGAGCCGTTGCCGTACGTGGGAAACCGCTACGAGATATACCCGGATCCGCTCGGCAATTATGACCGTCTCTTTGGTCGATACGGGCCAGTCGTCAAGACGGTCAACATGGGCACGACCATCTACCTCACCAACGACCCAGACGTGTCTCGTGAGGTCCTGCGCGAAGGCGAGTTCTTCACCAAGACGACGTCGGACCCCAGCCACCCGCTGTACTACATGAGGAACAACGAGGCGCTCTTCACGTGCGACAGCGATGCACCGGCGTTCAAGTTGGCGCACAAGTATATCCCGCCCAGCCTGACCCCAAAGGCTGTCCGCCATTACACGCCGACTGTTTTGGCGTGCGTCGAGAGGTCCTTCGACGTCTTTGACGAGCTTGACGAACGGGAGCTCGCTTTCAACGTGTACCAGTACACCTTCAAAATGGCCGGGGAAATCATCTGGAAAGTCATTCTTGGGATGGACTTGGGCCACTTCGACTCGATCGACACCAAGCCCCACGAGACGATCCGACTCTTGGGCGAGTACCTCTCCCTCATGAAGAAGACGTCGCTGCGGGGAAGCTGGTACGGCTACCTCCCATTCGGCACGCCCAAGAGGCTCAAGGTCGTGCGGCAACTCCTATGGGACGGTGTCGCCAAGGGCATCGAGGAGTCGGCCAAGACAGCAGCCGGCGACCTGCCGATGAAGGACGCGGCGATGCACGCGGCCAGCGTCGCCGACTACCTCCGCCGGGCGACCGACGAGCACGGGGAAAAGCTGCCCGAGGACCTCATGCTCAGCAACTGCGTCATCATGATCGGCGCCGGTTTCgtgacgacgtcctcgctGCTCGCCTGGCTCGTCTACGCCCTGGTCAAGTACCCGGGGAACCAGCAGCGCTTGCtccaggagctcgtcgaccaCGGCGCTTCGCCCACCAAGGCGTGGTCGTACGACGAGCTGAGCGGGATGCCGTTCCTGGACAAGTTTGTCAAGGAGACGCAGCGCATGCACAATCCGTCCTTCCAGACGGCGCGGAACGCCAAGCGAGACGTCGTCCTCCCGGGCGGGTACTTCCTCCCCAAGGGATCCGTCGTCATCCCCACGTTCCCTTCGCTGCACAAGAACCCGGCTCACTGGGACAACCCGACCCGTTTCGACCCCGATAGGTGGGACACGAGCGCTGTCAAGGGACGACACAAGATGTCGTACACGCCGTTTGCGGCGGGGACGAGGGGCTGCGTTGGTTACAATCTCGCATTGTTGGAGGTCAAGAGTGTCATGGCAAAGCTTGTATATCGTTATCACTTCGAGAATGCCTCGACCGAGGCGGTCGTGTACGACCCGGAGTTCATCGTAGTTCGGCCACTGAACTTTTACGCTCGAGCAGTCACACGGACGAAATGGCCGGAAAGACAGACGCAGATTCAGGATTGA
- a CDS encoding Cytochrome b5 — protein sequence MEQFSQSELAKHHDVGDLWVSICGKVYNISGYVDDHPGGVEVLKDVAGSDGTESFEYVGHSEDAYKTLQRFQIGVLEDHVGFFFASQRMPIANHTFPKAHQRRVRWFGQGMGCSSAQVQ from the exons ATGGAGCAGTTTAGTCAGAGCGAATTGGCGAAACATCACGATGTCGGGGACCTCTGGGTCTCGATCTGTGGGAAAG TTTACAACATATCTGGCTACGTGGACGATCATCCCGGGGGCGTTGAGGTTTTGAAAGATGTCGCAGGTTCCGATGGTACCGAGAGTTTCGAGTATGTCGGCCACTCTGAGGATGCCTACAAGACATTGCAAAGGTTCCAGATTGGTGTCTTGGAAGACCACGTGGGTTTCTTCTTTGCCTCCCAAAGAATGCCGATCGCTAACCATACTTTTCCAAAAGCCCATCAACGAAGGGTCAGATGGTTTGGCCAAGGCATGGGATGCTCATCGGCCCAAGTTCAATAA
- a CDS encoding Zn 2cys6 transcription factor, whose protein sequence is MHLYFLGLSLAGYDSLWGRMIRSGVVGSVVSVKQTGKFPNGDPLRTVFTGLRSFDQFLIPAVIFYNNILSNKSTSDRMLLVSLFTTMQTTTHCMLVLGWRRGRRSWWAHLEHLFWGVFNQAWGAAAVYPLYCFTHAEQFLEEETDSHGHHCETTGPATVDEAFALIPTAVLGAVAPAMLLYPTFNSACDVNLRQGLIAFYRFTPLVLTASHPFFTWVQQKISAYLAWHPRPASSREYVTASLMISGIAAVAGHAYALLNAGRDGVSEVFWPTEHIDPTLPTVIADGARDFLQWDIFIITAALVPFADLILRTSGLVRRLKKRNKWFLGFSESFIGRFVALTIASSILSPGAVLAFALAARAIS, encoded by the exons ATGCATTTGTACTTTCTTGGATTGAGTCTGGCTGGCTACGACTCCCTTTGGGGAAGAATGATCCGCAGCGGCGTAGTCGGATCAGTCGTGTCAGTTAAGCAGACCGGCAAATTTCCCAATGGCGACCCTCTTCGGACGGTCTTCACAGGCCTTCGCAGTTTCGATCAGTTCTTGATTCCGGCCGTGATATTTTACAACAATATTCTCAGCAACAAGTCAACGTCCGATCGTATGTTACTTGTTAGTCTCTTTACCACTAtgcagacgacgacgcacTGCATGTTGGTCTTGGGGTGGAGGCGGGGCAGAAGATCGTGGTGGGCACACCT GGAGCACTTGTTTTGGGGTGTTTTCAACCAAGCATGGGGCGCTGCAGCTGTCTATCCCCTCTACTGCTTTACCCATGCCGAGCAGTTTCTAGAAGAAGAGACCGACTCACATGGGCACCACTGTGAAACCACGGGCCCGGCAACGGTCGATGAAGCCTTTGCTTTAATCCCAACTGCTGTTctgggcgccgtcgccccgGCCATGCTTCTCTATCCAACCTTTAACTCGGCCTGCGATGTCAATTTGCGGCAGGGGTTGATTGCCTTTTACCGTTTCACGCCTCTGGTACTTACAGCCTCACACCCCTTCTTCACCTGGGTTCAGCAGAAGATTTCCGCATACTTGGCATGGCATCCTCGGCCAGCAAGTTCGAGAGAGTATGTTACTGCATCCTTGATGATCTCAGGCATTGCCGCAGTGGCCGGACACGCATATGCTCTACTCAACgcaggccgagatggggTTTCTGAAGTTTTTTGGCCAACAGAGCATATTGACCCGACCTTGCCTACGGTCATCGCCGACGGAGCCCGTGATTTTTTGCAATGGGATATTTTCATCATCACGGCGGCTCTGGTCCCCTTTGCGGACCTCATTTTGAGAACATCTGGTCTGGTTCGGCGGTTGAAGAAGCGTAACAAGTGGTTTTTGGGTTTCTCGGAGTCATTTATAGGAAGATTTGTCGCTCTCACTATTGCCAGCAGCATTTTGTCACCAGGCGCAGTCTTGGCCTTTGCGCTTGCTGCCAGAGCAATCTCATGA